The following are from one region of the Flavimobilis soli genome:
- a CDS encoding glycoside hydrolase family 31 protein, with the protein MPQTPDARRTPTALQSLDPTGLRALGTSPVAHADAVVQGDRWRITVLTDGLVRIERAEDGVFEDRASTFAVNRALPVPDYRVVETDTHVEVITDRLHLVYDRGPLTTAGLSVQVRGALTQYHSIWRYGQEPWDYEGNTAGLVRLPGTARTLDAADGAVPLEDGVVSQTGFAVLDDSASFLLTDDGWVAPRDGSRTDLYVFAYGDDFPAALRAFYAVSGPTPLLPRFALGSWWSRYYPYTADGYRELMERFEAEGLPFSVSVIDMDWHLVDIPERFGSGWTGYTWNRGLFPDPKGLLDWLHEHHLRVTLNVHPADGVRAFEEAYPEMAAALGRDTTNEDAIAFDVTDEQFLTAYFDILHRRLEADGVDFWWLDWQSGPHSRVPGIDPLWMLNHFHFLDSAGRRSGREVRPLTFSRYAGPGSHRYPVGFSGDTSITWASLDFQPYFTACASNIGYGWWSHDIGGHMHGVKDDELATRWVQLGVFSPIMRLHSGANPFIQKEPWTFGPEAREVQTQFLRLRHRLVPYLHTMNHRAAYDGAPLVEPLYYRFPRSPEAYASPNQYTFGTQLMVHPVTEKLDQRTGLGRTSTWLPGGTWVDLMTGVAYDGGRVARLHRDLRSIPVLAPSGAIVPLDAARVPGNDTSAPAALEVLVVVGADGSFELVEDDGSLERADLPTVRTPIAWAQGEGRAVVGPVAVSGDEEAARGAVPARRDWTLTFPSVDLGWGGSATATVDGVDVPVRLDARAPLLGDAGGWGLAVTVADVPVDARLEVTLHPADGGPVALAANDVARLVFEILDAARIEYDLKDLVRSVATSDQPLSVRVSHLQALGLEPALEGAITEVLLARA; encoded by the coding sequence ATGCCGCAGACCCCCGACGCCCGCCGCACGCCGACCGCGCTGCAGTCCCTCGACCCGACCGGGCTGCGCGCCCTCGGGACGTCGCCCGTCGCCCACGCGGACGCCGTCGTGCAGGGCGACCGGTGGCGCATCACCGTCCTCACGGACGGCCTCGTGCGGATCGAGCGCGCCGAGGACGGCGTGTTCGAGGACCGCGCGTCGACGTTCGCGGTCAACCGCGCGCTGCCCGTCCCGGACTACCGCGTCGTCGAGACGGACACGCACGTCGAGGTCATCACCGACCGCCTGCACCTCGTCTACGACCGCGGCCCCCTGACGACCGCGGGCCTGAGCGTCCAGGTGCGCGGCGCTCTGACGCAGTACCACTCGATCTGGCGCTACGGCCAGGAGCCGTGGGACTACGAGGGCAACACCGCTGGGCTCGTGCGCCTGCCCGGGACGGCCCGCACGCTCGACGCGGCTGACGGCGCGGTCCCGCTCGAGGACGGCGTCGTCTCCCAGACGGGCTTCGCGGTGCTCGACGACTCGGCGTCGTTCCTGCTGACCGACGACGGCTGGGTCGCGCCGCGCGACGGCTCGCGCACCGACCTGTACGTCTTCGCGTACGGCGACGACTTCCCCGCGGCGCTCCGCGCGTTCTACGCGGTCTCGGGGCCGACGCCGCTGCTGCCGCGCTTCGCGCTCGGCTCCTGGTGGAGCCGCTACTACCCGTACACCGCCGACGGCTACCGCGAGCTCATGGAGCGGTTCGAGGCGGAGGGCCTGCCGTTCTCGGTGTCGGTCATCGACATGGACTGGCACCTCGTCGACATCCCGGAGCGCTTCGGCTCCGGCTGGACTGGCTACACGTGGAACCGCGGCCTGTTCCCGGACCCGAAGGGCTTGCTCGACTGGCTGCACGAGCACCACCTGCGCGTGACGCTCAACGTGCACCCGGCCGACGGCGTGCGCGCGTTCGAGGAGGCGTACCCGGAGATGGCGGCGGCCCTCGGGCGGGACACCACGAACGAGGACGCGATCGCGTTCGACGTCACGGACGAACAGTTCCTGACGGCGTACTTCGACATCCTGCACCGGCGCCTCGAGGCGGACGGCGTGGACTTCTGGTGGCTCGACTGGCAGTCGGGCCCGCACTCGCGCGTGCCGGGCATCGACCCGCTGTGGATGCTCAACCACTTCCACTTCCTCGACTCCGCCGGGCGGCGCTCCGGCCGGGAGGTGCGCCCGCTGACGTTCTCGCGGTACGCGGGCCCGGGCTCGCACCGCTACCCGGTCGGCTTCAGCGGCGACACGTCGATCACGTGGGCGTCGCTCGACTTCCAGCCGTACTTCACGGCGTGCGCGTCGAACATCGGCTACGGCTGGTGGAGCCACGACATCGGCGGCCACATGCACGGCGTCAAGGACGACGAGCTCGCGACGCGGTGGGTGCAGCTCGGGGTGTTCTCGCCGATCATGCGCCTGCACTCGGGTGCGAACCCGTTCATCCAGAAGGAGCCGTGGACGTTCGGTCCCGAGGCGCGCGAGGTGCAGACGCAGTTCCTGCGGCTGCGGCACCGCCTGGTGCCGTACCTGCACACGATGAACCATCGCGCGGCGTACGACGGCGCTCCGCTCGTCGAGCCGCTGTACTACCGGTTCCCGCGCTCGCCCGAGGCGTACGCGTCGCCGAACCAGTACACGTTCGGCACGCAGCTCATGGTCCATCCGGTCACCGAGAAGCTCGACCAGCGCACGGGGCTCGGCCGGACGAGCACGTGGCTGCCGGGCGGCACGTGGGTCGACCTGATGACGGGCGTCGCGTACGACGGCGGCCGGGTCGCGCGCCTGCACCGCGACCTGCGCTCGATCCCGGTGCTCGCGCCGTCGGGAGCGATCGTGCCGCTCGACGCCGCGCGCGTCCCGGGCAACGACACGTCCGCGCCGGCGGCGCTCGAGGTGCTCGTCGTCGTCGGTGCGGACGGCTCGTTCGAGCTCGTGGAGGACGACGGCTCGCTCGAGCGCGCGGACCTCCCGACGGTGCGCACGCCGATCGCGTGGGCGCAGGGGGAGGGGCGCGCCGTCGTCGGGCCCGTGGCCGTGTCGGGCGACGAGGAGGCCGCGCGCGGCGCCGTGCCGGCGCGTCGCGACTGGACGCTCACGTTCCCGTCGGTCGACCTGGGCTGGGGCGGCAGCGCGACGGCGACGGTCGACGGCGTCGACGTGCCCGTCCGCCTCGACGCTCGTGCGCCCCTGCTGGGCGATGCTGGTGGTTGGGGCCTCGCGGTGACCGTCGCGGACGTCCCCGTGGACGCGCGCCTCGAGGTGACGCTGCACCCGGCCGACGGCGGGCCGGTGGCGCTCGCGGCGAACGACGTCGCGCGGCTCGTCTTCGAGATCCTCGACGCCGCGCGCATCGAGTACGACCTCAAGGACCTCGTGCGCTCGGTCGCGACGTCGGATCAGCCGCTCTCGGTGCGCGTCTCGCACCTGCAGGCGCTCGGCCTCGAGCCGGCGCTCGAGGGTGCGATCACGGAGGTCCTGCTCGCGCGGGCGTGA
- a CDS encoding asparaginase, translating into MRIALVTLGGTISSEPLDGEGPSSPGPDAGGGGVVPVSGAQTFAREVARFVPGIEVVPVEAQMVPSPSLTVADVRGLAARISALVEEGDGVDGVVVAQGTDTIEETAFALDLVGAADEVPVVVTGAMRDRSAPGPDGAANVVAALRAAASHDVRGRGVLVAFADRLHAARWVTKTSTFRVDAFTSEPFGPVGVVAEGRVRLGSAPRPLPPFEIPSGPPARVAVVTAGLGDDLAVLPALADLGYDGVVLVAMGAGHVPAAAVENVAMAAEGLPVVLCSRTGVGPVFTHTYGYEGGEIDLIERGVMPAGVLTPAKARLLLMLLVATGLTGTELQRAFARYAES; encoded by the coding sequence ATGCGCATCGCACTCGTGACCCTCGGCGGGACGATCAGCTCGGAGCCGCTCGACGGTGAGGGGCCGTCGTCGCCTGGCCCTGACGCCGGGGGCGGCGGCGTCGTGCCCGTGTCGGGGGCGCAGACCTTCGCACGTGAGGTCGCGCGCTTCGTGCCCGGGATCGAGGTCGTGCCGGTCGAGGCGCAGATGGTGCCGTCGCCGTCGCTCACGGTCGCGGACGTGCGCGGCCTCGCGGCGCGCATCTCCGCCCTCGTCGAGGAGGGTGACGGGGTCGACGGCGTCGTCGTCGCGCAGGGCACCGACACGATCGAGGAGACGGCGTTCGCGCTCGACCTCGTCGGCGCGGCCGACGAGGTGCCCGTCGTGGTGACGGGCGCGATGCGCGACCGCTCGGCGCCGGGGCCCGACGGCGCGGCGAACGTCGTCGCGGCGCTGCGGGCCGCGGCGAGCCACGACGTGCGCGGTCGCGGGGTGCTCGTCGCCTTCGCCGACCGCCTGCATGCGGCGCGCTGGGTCACCAAGACGTCGACCTTCCGGGTCGATGCGTTCACGTCCGAGCCGTTCGGGCCGGTCGGTGTCGTCGCGGAGGGTCGGGTGCGCCTCGGCTCGGCGCCGCGCCCGCTGCCGCCGTTCGAGATCCCGTCCGGGCCGCCCGCGCGGGTCGCGGTCGTGACGGCCGGTCTCGGCGACGACCTCGCCGTCCTGCCCGCGCTCGCGGACCTGGGGTACGACGGCGTCGTGCTCGTCGCGATGGGCGCCGGTCACGTGCCGGCGGCCGCGGTCGAGAACGTCGCGATGGCAGCCGAGGGGCTGCCCGTGGTGCTGTGCTCGCGGACCGGCGTGGGCCCGGTGTTCACGCACACGTACGGCTACGAGGGCGGCGAGATCGACCTGATCGAGCGCGGTGTGATGCCGGCTGGCGTGCTCACGCCCGCGAAGGCGAGGCTGCTCCTGATGCTCCTCGTCGCCACGGGTCTCACCGGGACGGAGCTGCAGCGGGCGTTCGCACGCTACGCCGAGTCCTGA
- a CDS encoding VOC family protein: MTVRTTFHTGSPVWIDLDTSDPDRARAFYSALFGWDYEIGGPEYGGYTQILKDGHRIGGVMQHQGDGPADTWSVYLAVTDVGAAASRVATVGGEVIVEPMPIPGMGRFAFFVDPGGGAIGAWQADGLQGFDLEEVHGAPAWCEEMNRDFRRSLDFYRHVFEWNVDLMSDTDDFRYARHMVDGEPQAGLMDAARWLPDGAPSAWYVYFLVDDADAAVGTVVEHGGSVVKEPEETGFGRLAVVRDPLGAEMKLVARNAEGQERIPT; encoded by the coding sequence ATGACCGTGCGCACGACCTTCCACACCGGCTCCCCCGTCTGGATCGACCTCGACACCTCCGACCCCGACCGGGCGCGGGCCTTCTACTCCGCGCTCTTCGGCTGGGACTACGAGATCGGCGGGCCGGAGTACGGCGGGTACACGCAGATCCTCAAGGACGGGCACCGCATCGGTGGGGTCATGCAGCACCAGGGCGACGGGCCGGCGGACACGTGGTCCGTGTACCTCGCGGTGACCGACGTCGGCGCGGCGGCCTCACGTGTCGCGACCGTCGGCGGGGAGGTCATCGTCGAGCCCATGCCCATCCCGGGCATGGGAAGGTTCGCATTCTTCGTCGACCCTGGCGGCGGCGCGATCGGCGCGTGGCAGGCCGACGGTCTGCAGGGCTTCGACCTCGAGGAGGTGCACGGCGCCCCCGCGTGGTGCGAGGAGATGAACCGCGACTTCCGTCGCTCGCTCGACTTCTACCGGCACGTCTTCGAGTGGAACGTCGACCTCATGTCCGACACCGACGACTTCCGGTACGCCCGCCACATGGTCGACGGCGAACCGCAGGCCGGTCTCATGGATGCCGCCCGCTGGCTGCCCGACGGCGCGCCGAGCGCCTGGTACGTCTACTTCCTGGTCGACGACGCGGACGCCGCAGTCGGGACCGTCGTCGAGCACGGCGGCTCGGTCGTCAAGGAGCCCGAGGAGACCGGCTTCGGGCGGCTCGCCGTCGTGCGCGACCCGCTCGGCGCCGAGATGAAGCTCGTCGCCCGCAACGCCGAGGGCCAGGAGCGCATCCCGACCTGA
- a CDS encoding YdeI/OmpD-associated family protein, translating to MADLDAAPMIDPGSRAAWRAWLEDQHAVSDGVWVVLARGASASTGLGYEAAVLEALCFGWIDGRARPYEGERSLQWFTPRKGRSMWAASNKARVEMLEAEGLMTDAGRAVIAAAKLSGMWTVLDGPERLEEPPELAVALDAVPEARATWDACSRSVRKMALTELAMLRGEASRARKIAKFVERTASGEKPV from the coding sequence ATGGCCGACCTCGATGCCGCTCCGATGATCGACCCGGGCAGCCGCGCGGCATGGCGTGCCTGGCTGGAGGATCAGCACGCCGTGTCCGACGGCGTGTGGGTCGTCCTCGCGCGCGGCGCGTCGGCGAGCACGGGCCTCGGTTACGAGGCTGCCGTCCTCGAGGCGCTCTGCTTCGGCTGGATCGACGGCCGCGCCCGCCCGTACGAGGGCGAGAGGTCGCTGCAGTGGTTCACGCCCCGCAAGGGTCGCTCGATGTGGGCAGCCTCCAACAAGGCGCGCGTCGAGATGCTCGAGGCCGAAGGCCTCATGACCGACGCCGGTCGCGCGGTCATCGCGGCCGCCAAGCTGTCGGGGATGTGGACGGTTCTCGACGGGCCCGAGCGGCTCGAGGAGCCGCCCGAGCTCGCGGTCGCGCTCGACGCCGTCCCCGAGGCGCGTGCGACGTGGGACGCGTGCTCGCGCAGCGTGCGGAAGATGGCGCTCACGGAGCTCGCGATGCTGCGCGGCGAGGCGTCCCGGGCGCGCAAGATCGCGAAGTTCGTCGAGCGGACGGCGTCGGGCGAGAAGCCCGTGTGA
- a CDS encoding branched-chain amino acid transporter permease has translation MPDVGYIAAALGVFLVVTFALRAAPFLVVERLRESRAVGWLGARMPVGIMVILVIYTLRDPAGTTAPRGLVEAVALAVTVGLHLWRRNALLSIVGGTAVYAALLVALG, from the coding sequence ATGCCTGACGTCGGCTACATCGCCGCCGCGCTCGGCGTCTTCCTCGTGGTGACGTTCGCGCTGCGGGCCGCGCCGTTCCTCGTCGTCGAGCGGCTGCGCGAGTCGCGCGCCGTCGGGTGGCTCGGCGCCCGCATGCCGGTGGGGATCATGGTGATCCTCGTGATCTACACGCTCCGCGACCCTGCCGGGACGACGGCGCCGCGGGGCCTCGTCGAGGCGGTCGCCCTCGCCGTCACGGTCGGACTGCACCTGTGGCGGCGCAACGCGCTGCTGAGCATCGTGGGCGGCACCGCCGTGTACGCGGCGCTGCTGGTCGCCCTCGGCTGA
- a CDS encoding AzlC family ABC transporter permease codes for MSADPAPAYPAWRAALGDTAAVGFGLFPLGVAFGVLLVQSGFAWWWAPIFSFTIYAGSLEFLAVGLLLAVTPLASIAVTTFLVNFRHVFYALSFPLHQVRGPLRRLYAMYALTDETYAVVATRAPGSLSGARILWIQVLCQAYWVGGGVTGALVGGVLPDVPGISFALTALFAVLAIDAFRAHRDVPAPIIAVACALGAQLVAPDYMLVVAMTTFVVVLGLHFLLAGRREVPDA; via the coding sequence ATGTCCGCCGACCCCGCCCCCGCCTACCCGGCGTGGCGGGCCGCCCTCGGCGACACCGCCGCCGTCGGCTTCGGGCTGTTCCCGCTCGGCGTCGCGTTCGGCGTCCTGCTCGTCCAGTCGGGCTTCGCGTGGTGGTGGGCGCCGATCTTCTCGTTCACGATCTACGCCGGCTCGCTCGAGTTCCTCGCCGTCGGGCTGCTGCTCGCGGTGACGCCGCTCGCGTCGATCGCGGTGACGACGTTCCTCGTGAACTTCCGGCACGTGTTCTACGCGCTGTCCTTCCCCCTGCACCAGGTCCGCGGTCCGCTGCGCCGCCTGTACGCGATGTACGCGCTGACCGACGAGACGTACGCGGTGGTCGCGACGCGCGCACCGGGCAGCCTGTCGGGCGCGCGCATCCTGTGGATCCAGGTGCTGTGCCAGGCGTACTGGGTCGGCGGCGGCGTCACCGGCGCCCTCGTGGGCGGCGTGCTGCCGGACGTCCCCGGCATCAGCTTCGCGCTCACCGCGCTGTTCGCGGTGCTCGCGATCGACGCGTTCCGCGCCCACCGGGACGTGCCCGCACCGATCATCGCCGTCGCGTGCGCGCTCGGCGCGCAGCTCGTCGCCCCCGACTACATGCTCGTCGTCGCGATGACGACGTTCGTCGTCGTGCTCGGGCTGCACTTCCTCCTCGCCGGACGGCGGGAGGTGCCGGATGCCTGA
- a CDS encoding IMPACT family protein: MTGTREPEALPSTVAGTTVHELVIKKSRFIARAVHVASVAEADAVVAAVRKEFWDARHSCVALVVGTHADQQRSSDDGEPSGTAGIPMLEVLRHRNMTDVVTVVTRYFGGILLGAGGLVRAYSSAVSETLDRAPIVRRALLDEVLVDVPHAEAGRIEHVLRDWVTHHDAVLDDVAYASSVTFTLLVPARSRAALDTTLATASAGTLEALHVGTRVADLP, from the coding sequence GTGACCGGCACGAGAGAACCCGAGGCGCTGCCCTCGACCGTCGCCGGGACCACCGTCCACGAGCTCGTCATCAAGAAGTCCCGCTTCATCGCGCGCGCCGTGCACGTCGCCTCGGTCGCGGAGGCCGACGCGGTCGTCGCCGCCGTCCGCAAGGAGTTCTGGGACGCGCGGCACTCGTGCGTCGCGCTCGTCGTCGGCACGCACGCCGACCAGCAGCGCTCCTCCGACGACGGCGAACCCTCCGGCACCGCCGGCATCCCCATGCTCGAGGTGCTGCGGCACCGGAACATGACCGACGTCGTCACGGTCGTCACGCGCTACTTCGGCGGGATCCTGCTCGGTGCGGGCGGGCTCGTGCGCGCCTACTCGTCGGCCGTCTCCGAGACGCTCGACCGCGCGCCGATCGTCCGACGCGCGCTGCTCGACGAGGTGCTCGTCGACGTCCCGCACGCCGAGGCCGGCCGCATCGAGCACGTCCTGCGCGACTGGGTGACGCACCACGACGCGGTGCTCGACGACGTCGCGTACGCCTCGTCGGTGACGTTCACCCTGCTCGTCCCCGCCCGGTCGCGCGCCGCGCTCGACACGACGCTCGCGACCGCGAGCGCGGGGACGCTCGAGGCGCTCCACGTCGGCACCCGCGTCGCCGACCTGCCCTGA